A section of the Leptospira semungkisensis genome encodes:
- the leuC gene encoding 3-isopropylmalate dehydratase large subunit has translation MGKTLYDKIWESRRVSGNSEKEDLLYVDRHILHEVTSAQAFAGLRDKGRKIRRPDLTFGVVDHNISTRNRKDKGAAGPVSKLQIETMEKNCEDFGLRLFGPENPDQGIVHVLGPELGFPVPGGVLVCGDSHTATQGAFGTLAFGIGTSEVEHVLATQTLKQSKVRSMLVRFIGKPAYGITPKDVVLALIAKIGTSGGQGYVLEYSGPWIESLSMEGRMTLCNMSIEAGARAGLVAPDRITFEYLKGRKLAPKGEDFERAIEYWKTFFSDPDAAFDKEITFDISKIEPQVTWGTNPSQSLPIGSFIPDPDHFEDSVKRETGWKALEYMDLRPGTPISDISVDKVFIGSCTNSRIEDLRAAAEIAKGRKVHPKVTALVVPGSGAVKRQAESEGLDRIFREAGFEWREPGCSLCLGMNDDVLLPGERCASTSNRNFEGRQGRGGRTHLVSPTMAAAAAISGKFTDVRKLA, from the coding sequence ATGGGTAAGACTCTATACGATAAGATTTGGGAGAGCCGGAGGGTTTCCGGTAATTCGGAGAAGGAAGACCTTCTCTACGTGGATCGGCATATTCTGCACGAAGTAACTTCTGCCCAGGCATTTGCTGGCTTACGGGACAAAGGAAGAAAGATCAGAAGACCGGATCTTACCTTCGGAGTGGTGGATCATAATATTTCCACTCGGAACAGAAAGGACAAAGGAGCTGCAGGTCCTGTCTCCAAGTTACAGATAGAAACAATGGAAAAGAACTGCGAGGACTTCGGGTTGCGATTGTTCGGGCCTGAAAATCCTGACCAAGGTATCGTGCATGTTTTAGGGCCTGAGCTAGGCTTTCCAGTACCTGGAGGAGTTTTGGTCTGCGGAGATTCTCATACGGCAACGCAAGGAGCCTTCGGTACTCTGGCTTTCGGAATAGGAACGAGTGAAGTAGAGCATGTACTCGCTACTCAAACATTAAAACAATCTAAAGTAAGGTCCATGTTAGTTCGTTTTATAGGGAAACCCGCATACGGAATCACTCCCAAGGACGTTGTATTGGCATTGATTGCTAAGATCGGAACTTCCGGTGGGCAAGGATACGTGTTGGAATACTCCGGGCCTTGGATCGAATCCCTTTCTATGGAAGGAAGGATGACCCTTTGCAATATGAGTATAGAAGCGGGAGCAAGAGCAGGCTTAGTAGCTCCGGACAGGATCACATTCGAGTATTTAAAAGGAAGAAAGTTAGCTCCCAAAGGAGAAGATTTCGAAAGAGCAATCGAATATTGGAAGACATTCTTCTCAGATCCGGACGCTGCATTCGACAAGGAAATCACATTCGATATTTCTAAAATAGAACCTCAAGTCACTTGGGGGACCAATCCGTCCCAAAGCCTACCGATCGGTTCTTTCATACCCGATCCGGATCATTTCGAAGACAGTGTAAAAAGAGAAACAGGATGGAAGGCATTGGAATACATGGACCTTCGCCCCGGAACACCGATCTCGGACATCTCCGTGGACAAAGTATTCATAGGATCTTGCACAAACTCTAGAATTGAAGACTTAAGAGCCGCAGCAGAGATTGCAAAAGGTAGAAAGGTGCATCCGAAGGTGACGGCACTTGTCGTCCCTGGATCCGGAGCAGTCAAACGTCAGGCGGAATCGGAAGGATTAGATCGCATCTTTAGAGAAGCCGGTTTTGAATGGAGAGAGCCAGGCTGTTCACTTTGCTTAGGAATGAATGATGATGTGTTACTCCCGGGAGAAAGATGCGCCTCTACTTCCAATCGAAACTTTGAAGGAAGACAAGGCCGAGGAGGAAGAACACATTTGGTCAGCCCTACCATGGCTGCAGCTGCAGCAATCTCCGGAAAATTTACCGATGTGAGGAAACTAGCATGA
- the leuD gene encoding 3-isopropylmalate dehydratase small subunit yields the protein MSSNSWTIYTGVAAAIQRADIDTDQILPKQFMKKIERKGFGKHLFHDWRYKDLEGNIPNPEFVLNLEPFKNVSILAVGENFGCGSSREHAPWALSDFGIRAILSVSFADIFSINAAKNGIALVRLKEEEIKRIQDKILKSPGTTLTVDLETLQVKADQEIFSFYLDQGSLDRIRNGWDDIDLTLKEEDEIKRFESKLFTEHEYLSVLWEA from the coding sequence ATGAGCTCTAACTCTTGGACAATATATACCGGGGTTGCCGCGGCAATCCAAAGGGCTGATATAGATACGGATCAGATCCTTCCCAAACAATTCATGAAGAAGATCGAAAGAAAAGGTTTCGGAAAACATCTCTTTCATGATTGGAGATACAAGGATTTAGAGGGGAATATTCCAAATCCTGAATTCGTTTTGAATCTAGAGCCTTTTAAAAATGTGAGTATCTTGGCCGTGGGAGAAAATTTCGGATGTGGATCGAGTAGAGAACATGCTCCTTGGGCATTGTCCGATTTCGGAATTAGAGCCATTCTTTCCGTTTCTTTTGCGGATATATTCTCTATAAATGCTGCTAAGAACGGGATCGCACTCGTACGATTGAAAGAAGAAGAAATAAAAAGAATCCAAGATAAGATTCTAAAATCACCAGGCACAACCCTTACGGTAGATTTGGAAACTCTACAAGTGAAAGCGGATCAGGAGATCTTTTCCTTCTATTTGGACCAAGGCTCTTTAGATCGCATCCGAAACGGTTGGGATGATATCGATCTAACCTTGAAAGAGGAGGATGAGATCAAAAGATTCGAATCCAAACTTTTTACCGAACACGAATATCTTTCAGTCCTCTGGGAGGCCTGA
- a CDS encoding lysophospholipid acyltransferase family protein: MSLTESIQDKITTSPVKIPDSALKTGIFDLTKEELGSPIELREGVTLRYLTPPHRKRWLMDKLLLGSDLTFLYGYFRQIIRGRKDALAGTFFDPRWIELSGGILDLMEGCGGKFQIEGIENVVSPKGPVVFAGNHMSVLETFVFPYFLVPHRRVTYVVKESLIKGNFFGPIMRTRDPIAVGRENPREDLVKVLEEGVNLLKKGVSIVVFPQSTRTISFNPAEFNSIAVKLAARAGVQVVPFAIKTDFWQNGKILKDLGTLSRKNLIHMKFGKIIDPKEDARKAQEKLLNFVLENLKEWKVPILDQNP; encoded by the coding sequence GTGAGCCTAACCGAATCCATACAAGATAAAATCACAACTTCTCCTGTAAAAATCCCCGACTCCGCCTTGAAAACAGGCATCTTCGATCTGACCAAAGAAGAATTAGGTTCTCCAATCGAATTGAGAGAAGGAGTGACCTTGCGTTATCTGACTCCTCCGCATCGCAAACGTTGGCTTATGGACAAGCTACTTTTGGGAAGCGATCTCACATTCTTGTACGGATACTTTCGCCAGATCATAAGAGGAAGAAAGGATGCGTTGGCAGGAACCTTCTTCGATCCTAGATGGATAGAATTATCCGGAGGGATCTTGGATCTCATGGAAGGCTGCGGAGGAAAATTCCAAATAGAAGGAATAGAGAACGTAGTCTCTCCCAAGGGTCCTGTTGTCTTTGCCGGAAATCATATGAGCGTCTTAGAGACATTCGTATTCCCTTATTTCTTAGTACCTCATAGAAGAGTGACCTACGTAGTTAAGGAAAGTTTAATTAAAGGAAACTTCTTCGGCCCTATTATGAGGACCAGAGATCCGATCGCAGTAGGAAGAGAAAATCCGAGAGAAGATCTAGTCAAAGTATTGGAAGAAGGAGTAAATCTTCTTAAGAAGGGAGTCTCAATCGTTGTGTTTCCTCAAAGCACTAGAACGATCAGTTTCAATCCTGCGGAATTCAATTCTATTGCAGTAAAATTAGCAGCCAGAGCAGGAGTGCAAGTGGTTCCTTTTGCGATCAAAACAGACTTCTGGCAAAACGGAAAAATTCTAAAAGATTTGGGGACTCTTTCCAGAAAGAATCTCATCCACATGAAATTCGGAAAGATAATCGACCCGAAAGAAGATGCAAGAAAGGCACAGGAGAAGTTATTGAATTTCGTATTAGAGAATTTGAAAGAATGGAAAGTTCCGATCCTAGATCAGAATCCTTGA
- a CDS encoding enoyl-CoA hydratase-related protein: MSNFPLLTKIHDVAGGRILQITMNRPDVHNAVNKEMADLFLQAWKNFRDDPSLTVAILHGAGDKSFSAGADLSALDLLADLYISAPEKQEYAKKDPGPLGGSRIVQKKPVITVSHGYTYAGGLELFCHGHIRIAEPQAIFSVACRRWGVPLVDGGTVYLPRLLGWGGALPLILTGQRIRAERAYQLGLVWEMTKKGKGLERAFSYATQLCRQPKDAMFADLSSVIDGWDLPVSEALVLEAKNTYPVMESQSTKEGVKRFLDGDRFWFR; encoded by the coding sequence ATGTCTAATTTTCCACTTTTGACAAAAATCCACGACGTAGCCGGCGGCCGCATCCTGCAGATCACTATGAATCGACCGGATGTGCATAATGCAGTGAATAAGGAAATGGCGGACCTGTTTTTGCAGGCCTGGAAAAATTTCAGGGACGATCCTTCTCTAACTGTCGCAATCCTTCATGGAGCGGGAGATAAATCTTTCTCCGCAGGAGCGGATCTCTCCGCTTTGGATCTATTAGCGGATCTTTATATCAGTGCTCCTGAAAAACAAGAATATGCAAAGAAGGATCCAGGACCTCTCGGAGGTTCTAGGATAGTGCAGAAGAAGCCTGTGATCACCGTTTCTCATGGCTACACGTACGCGGGAGGACTTGAATTATTCTGTCATGGACATATTCGCATCGCGGAACCTCAGGCTATTTTCTCCGTGGCTTGCAGAAGATGGGGAGTGCCTCTAGTGGATGGAGGAACAGTGTATCTTCCTCGCTTATTGGGTTGGGGCGGAGCCTTGCCTCTTATCTTAACCGGACAAAGGATCAGAGCCGAAAGAGCGTATCAGCTCGGACTCGTGTGGGAAATGACTAAAAAGGGAAAGGGATTGGAGAGAGCGTTTTCGTATGCGACCCAACTTTGCAGACAGCCAAAGGATGCGATGTTTGCGGATCTTTCTTCTGTGATAGACGGATGGGATCTTCCGGTATCGGAGGCTTTGGTCTTGGAAGCTAAGAACACGTATCCAGTAATGGAGAGTCAAAGTACTAAGGAAGGAGTAAAACGCTTCTTGGACGGAGACCGTTTTTGGTTTAGATGA
- a CDS encoding sensor histidine kinase has protein sequence MQSRNENLGEIESSDPSYEVKALEFITELFDTYAWEWKKDEKEIKLPSKLIERLGLNEETVSYEDFLSAIDPEYRSEFVNGLENAKKGIPFSMDELLFLSPKKTRLYFKAGIKPGPSKTETSLIFLLQDITSFRSDQEKGKKIEDSLHQSELTFRGAFENNGIGMALVSDQGKWLKVNRKLCEIFGYTEEELFTKTFQDLTHPDDLAKDLDSVQRMLRGEIDSYKMEKRYFRKNGDLICANLSVSLVRDQFGKFLYFVSQIEDITQKKKAEESLLSINYEIRQILESATHVSIIRTDPNGLIQLFSKGAENLFGYKAEEVVGRHTTEILHDLEDTDKRSKELSLSLGREIKGFNTYSEIARRNTYESRVWRYRRKDGSLFPMHLVLTAVRGQNAEITGFLGIGTDVSGSVEYQEKLEETKRQLEVLTEQLSRKNAQLLNYAHITSHNLRAPTSNLISLVELIEESQSEEEILSLVSKFKTSVNYLQETLNSLVEVLRIQEGNNRKIETVRFRTIVEKILKILEGQILETHADVRLDFSALEEWQYDKIYMESILLNLISNSIKYRSPDRTPKIHIKSQILNGQAYLIVEDNGLGIDLKKYQNKLFGLHKTFHRHPDAKGVGLFLTKSQIESLNGKIYVESELDKGTRMIIELYKPKIFSHTGTD, from the coding sequence ATGCAAAGTCGAAATGAGAATCTAGGAGAAATAGAATCATCTGATCCTTCTTATGAAGTAAAGGCATTGGAGTTCATAACTGAATTATTCGATACCTACGCTTGGGAATGGAAAAAAGACGAGAAGGAAATCAAACTTCCCTCAAAGCTCATAGAACGTCTCGGATTAAACGAAGAGACCGTTTCCTATGAGGATTTTTTATCAGCAATCGATCCAGAGTATAGATCCGAATTTGTGAATGGGTTAGAAAATGCTAAGAAAGGAATTCCTTTCAGCATGGACGAATTGCTCTTTCTTAGTCCTAAAAAGACCCGTCTTTACTTTAAGGCGGGAATCAAACCGGGTCCTTCCAAAACCGAAACCAGCCTTATCTTTCTACTACAAGATATTACTTCTTTCCGATCCGATCAAGAGAAAGGAAAGAAGATCGAGGATAGCCTTCATCAAAGCGAGCTAACGTTTAGGGGTGCCTTCGAGAACAACGGGATCGGAATGGCACTGGTCTCAGACCAAGGAAAATGGTTAAAAGTAAATCGCAAGCTCTGCGAGATATTCGGTTATACGGAAGAAGAACTGTTTACCAAGACTTTCCAAGATCTCACTCATCCGGATGATCTAGCAAAAGACCTAGATAGTGTCCAACGGATGCTCCGAGGAGAGATCGATTCTTACAAGATGGAAAAGAGATATTTCCGAAAGAACGGAGATCTTATATGTGCGAACCTAAGTGTTTCTCTTGTAAGGGATCAGTTCGGAAAATTCCTATATTTCGTTTCTCAGATAGAGGATATCACACAAAAGAAAAAAGCAGAAGAATCCCTTCTCTCGATCAATTACGAGATAAGACAGATATTGGAATCTGCCACTCATGTCTCCATCATTCGAACTGATCCAAATGGATTGATCCAATTGTTTAGCAAAGGCGCTGAAAATCTATTTGGGTACAAAGCAGAAGAAGTGGTAGGAAGACATACCACGGAGATCCTACACGATTTAGAAGATACTGATAAGAGAAGTAAGGAACTTTCTCTTTCCTTAGGAAGGGAGATCAAAGGCTTCAACACATACAGCGAGATTGCGAGAAGAAATACTTACGAATCCAGAGTCTGGAGATATAGAAGAAAAGACGGCTCCCTGTTTCCAATGCATTTGGTCTTAACCGCAGTGAGAGGACAGAACGCAGAGATCACAGGATTCTTAGGAATTGGAACTGACGTATCCGGGTCAGTAGAATACCAAGAGAAACTAGAAGAGACCAAAAGACAATTGGAAGTTCTTACGGAGCAATTGAGCCGTAAGAATGCTCAGTTGCTGAATTACGCTCATATTACTTCTCATAATTTAAGAGCCCCCACAAGTAACCTAATCTCTCTTGTTGAATTGATCGAAGAATCCCAATCCGAGGAAGAGATTCTCTCCCTTGTGAGCAAGTTCAAGACCTCGGTAAACTACTTGCAAGAAACATTAAATAGCCTGGTGGAAGTACTTCGCATCCAAGAGGGAAATAATCGTAAAATAGAGACTGTCCGGTTTAGGACCATCGTAGAGAAGATCCTGAAAATCTTAGAAGGTCAGATCTTAGAGACTCATGCGGATGTGCGTTTGGATTTTTCAGCTCTGGAAGAATGGCAATACGACAAAATATACATGGAAAGCATTCTTCTAAATCTTATATCCAATTCCATTAAGTATAGATCGCCTGATCGTACTCCAAAGATCCACATCAAGTCACAGATCCTGAACGGCCAGGCCTACCTGATCGTAGAAGACAATGGGCTTGGAATCGATTTGAAGAAATACCAAAACAAGTTATTCGGTCTTCATAAGACTTTTCATAGGCACCCTGATGCAAAGGGAGTTGGACTCTTTTTGACTAAGTCCCAAATCGAATCTCTGAACGGAAAAATCTATGTAGAGAGCGAGTTGGATAAGGGTACTCGAATGATCATAGAATTATATAAACCGAAAATTTTTTCACACACTGGAACGGACTAA
- a CDS encoding OmpP1/FadL family transporter, with translation MKQIEESDPKIHRKETGIRKLKRERIKKYLFSLIFSLFVLGSGNGLLAIDGLYFNAINARYSGLAGAGYGLGGSPVDVDLNPANLSLTKGKKIEFGLGASLIQNRYRDKFEDSNPNLSYQNDKSTNVLGPGPYIALKLPVTDNVDYGISLYVAGGASGGVDKITRNTPTGQTVNQWAGTNLPGPLGNSNQLKESNSNTFAVVKLVNGFSVKLGDLALGASVEAVYGSQKLNQKYYDITGNIEIPGQGYYYQSSKNAFALGGILGANYTFNDWFRVGYAYQAHVGIPLNGGYNVGVNNSKYYHETGVSYTFNLPEKHTLGFAFGPENLKFALDLVYTNYGSYLRKANQTLQDPWLPTPLGSTGSADAHLNFRDQWAAILGVEYKPSSSWVLRAGYAYNSPLVKSNALGGTTGGFFSLTDLVSAGFSYIFDKWSLDFALAYNIPRKTIEGGKGTDWDLSHAVGVVGNANLTGYSYNSLARIPSFNIGATKSFD, from the coding sequence ATGAAACAAATAGAAGAAAGTGATCCGAAGATCCATCGAAAAGAGACAGGAATTAGGAAACTAAAAAGGGAGAGGATAAAGAAATATTTATTTTCTTTAATATTCTCTTTGTTTGTTCTCGGTTCTGGGAATGGTCTTCTTGCGATCGATGGATTGTATTTTAATGCGATCAATGCCAGGTATTCCGGGCTTGCAGGCGCGGGGTATGGTCTGGGAGGTTCCCCTGTCGATGTGGATCTAAATCCAGCAAATCTTTCCCTCACGAAAGGTAAGAAAATCGAATTCGGTTTAGGCGCTTCTCTGATACAGAATAGATATAGGGATAAATTCGAGGACTCTAATCCGAATCTTTCCTACCAGAATGATAAGTCTACAAATGTGCTCGGACCTGGGCCCTATATCGCTTTGAAACTTCCTGTTACGGATAACGTGGATTATGGAATTTCTCTTTATGTGGCCGGGGGAGCTTCGGGTGGTGTGGATAAGATTACAAGAAATACTCCTACAGGGCAGACAGTAAACCAATGGGCCGGCACGAATCTTCCTGGGCCTTTGGGAAACTCAAACCAACTCAAAGAATCTAATTCCAATACGTTTGCGGTAGTGAAACTAGTAAACGGTTTCTCCGTGAAACTGGGAGATCTTGCTCTGGGGGCAAGCGTGGAAGCTGTATATGGATCCCAAAAATTAAACCAGAAATACTACGATATCACCGGAAATATAGAGATCCCCGGACAAGGATACTATTACCAAAGTTCCAAGAATGCATTTGCGTTAGGCGGAATTTTGGGAGCTAATTATACGTTTAACGATTGGTTTAGAGTAGGCTACGCTTACCAAGCTCACGTAGGGATCCCTCTGAACGGAGGATACAATGTGGGAGTTAATAATTCTAAATACTATCATGAGACAGGTGTATCTTATACATTCAACTTACCGGAAAAGCACACTCTTGGATTCGCATTCGGTCCGGAGAATTTAAAATTCGCCTTGGATCTGGTCTATACGAATTATGGTTCTTACTTGCGAAAGGCAAATCAAACTTTGCAGGATCCTTGGCTTCCAACTCCTTTAGGAAGCACTGGATCTGCAGATGCACATTTGAATTTTAGAGACCAATGGGCGGCTATCTTAGGAGTGGAATACAAACCTAGTTCTTCTTGGGTCTTGAGAGCAGGCTATGCTTATAATTCTCCTTTAGTAAAGAGCAATGCCTTGGGAGGAACTACCGGTGGATTCTTCTCTCTTACGGACCTGGTTTCGGCAGGCTTCAGTTATATATTCGATAAGTGGAGTCTTGATTTCGCTCTCGCATACAATATTCCACGCAAGACGATAGAGGGAGGGAAGGGAACAGACTGGGATCTTTCTCATGCAGTAGGTGTAGTGGGGAATGCGAACCTTACCGGATATTCTTATAATTCACTGGCAAGGATTCCTTCCTTCAATATAGGAGCTACAAAGTCTTTTGATTAA